In the Sandaracinus amylolyticus genome, CGCGACGTGATCGGGATCGACGGGCGCGCGCGGAGCGCTCCCGTCGAGCAGCAGCGCACCGTGCTCGACGAAGAGCCAGTCGCGCAGATCGCGTGGCGGTGGCACCGCGTCGGCGCGATCGAGCGCGGCCTCGAGGACCATCGCGAGCGGGTGCGCGTCGTCGTGCTCCGCGAGCTGCGGGACGCACTCGCGCGCGGCGCGATGATCGCCCGCGAGCAGGCTGCTCCACGCGAACTGGAAGAGGGCGCCGGGATCGTCGGCGAGGCACGGGTGCAGCGCGAGCGTCGCGGCGCTCTCCGCGGGACGCGCCGCGCGCGCGAGGAGGATCGCGAGCTCGGAGCGCAGCACCGCGTCGAAGGGCGACATCGCGAGCGCGTCCTCGAGCGTCGTGATCGCCGCGTCGAGCTCGCCCTGGCGCGCGAGCGCGCCCGCGAGATCGAAGAGTCGCTCGGTGTCGGCGGGATCGTCGGCCGCGCGATCGAGGCGCACCGCGAGCTCGATCATCCCGCGCGCACGCGCCGCGCGCGACGCGATGCGGCGCGCGTCGACGCTCTTCGAGCGCAGCGCCGCGTTCCACGCGTCCTCGTGCGCGCCGCGCTCGATCGCCGCGCGCGCCTCTTCGAGCGCGAGATCGCGACGCCCGAAGAGACGACGCCAGAGGCTCACGCGCCGCGCACCGACGCGAGCACGCGCTCCGCCGCGCGCTCACCGCTCGCGATCGCGTCGGGGATGCCGACGCCGCGCATGCCGTTGCCCGCGAGCCCGAGCCGCTCGTGACGCGACGCGCGCGCTTCGATCGCCTCCACGCGCGCGATGTGCCCCACCTGGTAGACCGGCATCGCGCGCGGGTAGCGCATCACCTTGGTGAACGCGGGGCTCGCCTCGATGCCCATCAGCGCGCGGAGCTCGCGGCGTGCGCTGCGCACCAGCGCGTCGTCGTCGCGATCCGCGGCGTCGGGATCGTGCAATCCGCCGACGAAGGCGCGGATCAGCGCCCATCCCGCGGGCGCGCGGTTCGGCCACTTCGTGCTCGCCCACGTCGATGCGAGGATCGAGCGACGCTCCACCGCGGGC is a window encoding:
- a CDS encoding tetratricopeptide repeat protein, coding for MSLWRRLFGRRDLALEEARAAIERGAHEDAWNAALRSKSVDARRIASRAARARGMIELAVRLDRAADDPADTERLFDLAGALARQGELDAAITTLEDALAMSPFDAVLRSELAILLARAARPAESAATLALHPCLADDPGALFQFAWSSLLAGDHRAARECVPQLAEHDDAHPLAMVLEAALDRADAVPPPRDLRDWLFVEHGALLLDGSAPRAPVDPDHVARILTPSVVASLDALDDRPRRIITTDRAVATELATRLDVELVTARAGIPEGLLVVRDARELEPLLAHVATHASVRTLAWTLDTSSSAIVPDLVGTVVHRTARAPELASPADLERYVTARRALLTTARIPRPFVPDAPLAW